Proteins from a single region of Styela clava chromosome 1, kaStyClav1.hap1.2, whole genome shotgun sequence:
- the LOC120348691 gene encoding TGF-beta receptor type-1-like isoform X2, translated as MISTNQLLRIVTWNFFRNLSNMKMKSFTFVVFYICFHIHQTQAELHCHCGGNKPNPFCSSDTCTVEGKGQCYHHIQKMPESGNIYESYGCFTEGTLRSSPFVCKPSTSEYLVQTCCNDEDYCNGEPIFLPPPETTVPEKSGLTSSHQATIISSVAGILLILVVVIFVLVKRRSTIKDPLSSSGSNGSSLSIKEGYVTDNKEFDDWSSGSGAGQPLLVQRTIARQVQLQEVIGKGRYGEVYRGKWRGDENVAVKKFSSRDERSWFREAEIYQTVMLRHENVLGFIAADNKDVGTWTELWLLTEYHENGSLFDYLERTQVDQAGLFKLSISITSGLEHLHMEFLGTQAKPPIAHRDLKSKNILVKKNGECAIADLGLAVRHDSQTDTIDIPLNNKVGTIRYMAPEVLDETLNMRHFDSFKRADIYSLGLVFWEIARRADVGGQALEYELPYFDAVPNDPSVEDMRAVVCGKKQRPTAYPLWEQNDCLRGVYKIMCECWYENCSARLTALRVKKALKKLQDEEGIKIV; from the exons ATGATCTCTACCAATCAACTGTTAAGAATAGTAACTTGGAATT tTTTTAGAAATCTATCAAATATGAAGATGAAAAGTTttacttttgtagttttttaTATCTGCTTTCATATACATCAAACACAAGCAG AGCTACATTGTCATTGTGGAGGCAACAAGCCAAATCCATTCTGTTCAAGTGATACATGTACTGTAGAAGGAAAAGGACAATGTTATCATCATATTCAGAAAATGCCAGAGAGTGGAAAT ATCTATGAATCTTATGGGTGTTTTACAGAAGGAACTTTACGTTCTAGTCCTTTTGTTTGTAAACCATCTACGAGTGAATATCTTGTACAAACATGTTGCAATGATGAAGATTATTGTAACGGAGAACCTATATTTTTGCCACCTCCTGAGACTACTG TTCCAGAAAAATCAGGATTAACTTCTTCACATCAAGCTACAATCATTTCAA GTGTAGCTGGTATTTTGTTGATATTAGTGGTTGTAATCTTTGTTCTCGTAAAAAGAAGAAGTACGATTAAAGATCCTCTAAGTAGTAGTGGAAGTAACGGTTCATCTTTGTCCATAAAGGAGGGTTATGTCACTGACAATAAAG AATTTGACGATTGGTCAAGCGGTTCTGGAGCTGGCCAGCCTTTACTGGTCCAGAGGACAATAGCCAGACAAGTTCAGTTACAAGAAGTCATTGGAAAGGGACG ATATGGGGAGGTTTACCGAGGAAAATGGAGAGGGGATGAAAATGTAGCTgtgaaaaaattttcttctCGTGATGAGAGATCTTGGTTTAGAGAAGCGGAGATTTATCAAACAGTTATGCTTAGACATGAGAATGTGCTCGGATTTATTGCTGCTGATAACAAag ATGTAGGAACATGGACTGAATTATGGTTACTTACGGAATATCATGAGAATGGATCCTTGTTTGATTACTTGGAAAGAACCCAAGTTGACCAAGCCGGACTTTTTAAATTGTCAATTTCAATCACCAGCGGACTTGAACATCTTCATATGGAGTTTCTCGGCACTCAAG CAAAACCTCCGATTGCTCATCGTGATTtgaaatcgaaaaatattttggtgAAGAAGAACGGTGAATGTGCAATTGCTGATCTTGGACTCGCAGTACGACATGACTCACAGACTGACACCATCGATATTCCGCTGAATAACAAAGTTGGAACTATAAG ATACATGGCACCTGAAGTATTAGACGAAACACTAAACATGAGACATTTCGATTCATTCAAGAGAGCTGATATTTATTCTCTTGGTCTCGTTTTCTGGGAAATTGCTCGACGTGCAGATGTTGGAG GACAAGCGCTGGAGTACGAGCTTCCATACTTTGATGCTGTTCCTAACGATCCATCTGTTGAAGATATGCGTGCAGTTGTATGCGGAAAGAAACAACGTCCTACTGCATATCCACTCTGGGAACAAAACGAT TGCCTAAGAGGAGTTTATAAGATCATGTGCGAGTGCTGGTATGAAAATTGCTCTGCTCGACTCACAGCATTGAGAGTGAAAAAAGCTCTGAAAAAACTTCAGGACGAAGAAGGAATAAAAATCGTTTGA
- the LOC120348691 gene encoding TGF-beta receptor type-1-like isoform X1: MISTNQLLRIVTWNFFRNLSNMKMKSFTFVVFYICFHIHQTQAELHCHCGGNKPNPFCSSDTCTVEGKGQCYHHIQKMPESGNIYESYGCFTEGTLRSSPFVCKPSTSEYLVQTCCNDEDYCNGEPIFLPPPETTVPEKSGLTSSHQATIISSVAGILLILVVVIFVLVKRRSTIKDPLSSSGSNGSSLSIKEGYVTDNKVSSEFDDWSSGSGAGQPLLVQRTIARQVQLQEVIGKGRYGEVYRGKWRGDENVAVKKFSSRDERSWFREAEIYQTVMLRHENVLGFIAADNKDVGTWTELWLLTEYHENGSLFDYLERTQVDQAGLFKLSISITSGLEHLHMEFLGTQAKPPIAHRDLKSKNILVKKNGECAIADLGLAVRHDSQTDTIDIPLNNKVGTIRYMAPEVLDETLNMRHFDSFKRADIYSLGLVFWEIARRADVGGQALEYELPYFDAVPNDPSVEDMRAVVCGKKQRPTAYPLWEQNDCLRGVYKIMCECWYENCSARLTALRVKKALKKLQDEEGIKIV; this comes from the exons ATGATCTCTACCAATCAACTGTTAAGAATAGTAACTTGGAATT tTTTTAGAAATCTATCAAATATGAAGATGAAAAGTTttacttttgtagttttttaTATCTGCTTTCATATACATCAAACACAAGCAG AGCTACATTGTCATTGTGGAGGCAACAAGCCAAATCCATTCTGTTCAAGTGATACATGTACTGTAGAAGGAAAAGGACAATGTTATCATCATATTCAGAAAATGCCAGAGAGTGGAAAT ATCTATGAATCTTATGGGTGTTTTACAGAAGGAACTTTACGTTCTAGTCCTTTTGTTTGTAAACCATCTACGAGTGAATATCTTGTACAAACATGTTGCAATGATGAAGATTATTGTAACGGAGAACCTATATTTTTGCCACCTCCTGAGACTACTG TTCCAGAAAAATCAGGATTAACTTCTTCACATCAAGCTACAATCATTTCAA GTGTAGCTGGTATTTTGTTGATATTAGTGGTTGTAATCTTTGTTCTCGTAAAAAGAAGAAGTACGATTAAAGATCCTCTAAGTAGTAGTGGAAGTAACGGTTCATCTTTGTCCATAAAGGAGGGTTATGTCACTGACAATAAAG TTTCTTCAGAATTTGACGATTGGTCAAGCGGTTCTGGAGCTGGCCAGCCTTTACTGGTCCAGAGGACAATAGCCAGACAAGTTCAGTTACAAGAAGTCATTGGAAAGGGACG ATATGGGGAGGTTTACCGAGGAAAATGGAGAGGGGATGAAAATGTAGCTgtgaaaaaattttcttctCGTGATGAGAGATCTTGGTTTAGAGAAGCGGAGATTTATCAAACAGTTATGCTTAGACATGAGAATGTGCTCGGATTTATTGCTGCTGATAACAAag ATGTAGGAACATGGACTGAATTATGGTTACTTACGGAATATCATGAGAATGGATCCTTGTTTGATTACTTGGAAAGAACCCAAGTTGACCAAGCCGGACTTTTTAAATTGTCAATTTCAATCACCAGCGGACTTGAACATCTTCATATGGAGTTTCTCGGCACTCAAG CAAAACCTCCGATTGCTCATCGTGATTtgaaatcgaaaaatattttggtgAAGAAGAACGGTGAATGTGCAATTGCTGATCTTGGACTCGCAGTACGACATGACTCACAGACTGACACCATCGATATTCCGCTGAATAACAAAGTTGGAACTATAAG ATACATGGCACCTGAAGTATTAGACGAAACACTAAACATGAGACATTTCGATTCATTCAAGAGAGCTGATATTTATTCTCTTGGTCTCGTTTTCTGGGAAATTGCTCGACGTGCAGATGTTGGAG GACAAGCGCTGGAGTACGAGCTTCCATACTTTGATGCTGTTCCTAACGATCCATCTGTTGAAGATATGCGTGCAGTTGTATGCGGAAAGAAACAACGTCCTACTGCATATCCACTCTGGGAACAAAACGAT TGCCTAAGAGGAGTTTATAAGATCATGTGCGAGTGCTGGTATGAAAATTGCTCTGCTCGACTCACAGCATTGAGAGTGAAAAAAGCTCTGAAAAAACTTCAGGACGAAGAAGGAATAAAAATCGTTTGA
- the LOC144425219 gene encoding uncharacterized protein LOC144425219, with product MLLPFSVYCRRIKATTSSTISVCFKTPNRPQIIFNFLLHLLILINNSVINFKRANIFLLFVALNLLFVPIMGSPLIVNPEDKSGLANKENPSITHNQVSTNDNFNLYESTTKKRDFERQTPLDFLQKEKNTNCLFCKIFSYHRKDSPNKVTHTGSSNSLQQKTAFSSESTTTGHLPTIQTNTAKSETTSSGKLRLMGAISHTAMDSFPFNKPRTRRRWRRNVGDRRLKRLYCRTGYILQIRSNGRVDGTYDHRSKLGEMLIQTVSKGLVRIQSRATGLFLAMTRSGKLYATEVYDPNRSNFVEKVEEGWYNTYSNWISPSDKRQRKSYVGISKHGKPKKGTRISYTSKSAHFLPLDVD from the exons ATGCTCCTGCCATTTTCTGTATATTGTCGAAGAATAAAAGCAACAACGTCGTCAACAATATCAGTGTGTTTTAAAACGCCAAATCGACCTCAAATCATCTTCAATTTTCTACttcatttacttattttaaTCAACAACAGTGTTATCAACTTCAAACGTGcaaacatttttcttcttttcgtTGCCTTGAACTTGTTATTTGTACCAATCATGGGGTCGCCGTTGATCGTCAACCCCGAGGATAAATCGGGCCTGGCCAATAAAGAAAATCCGAGTATAACACACAATCAAGTATCAACAAATGATAACTTCAACCTTTATGAAAGCACCACCAAAAAACGTGATTTCGAAAGACAGACTCCTTTAGATTTTCTTCAAAAGGAGAAAAATACAAACTGTTTattctgtaaaatattttcttatcatCGGAAGGATTCACCCAATAAAGTAACGCATACAGGTTCATCAAATTCATTACAGCAAAAGACTGCTTTTTCATCAGAAAGTACAACAACAGGTCACCTACCAACGATTCAAACTAATACAGCCAAATCAGAAACTACTTCTAGCGGAAAATTGCGTCTAATGGGTGCAATTTCGCACACCGCCATGGACTCGTTTCCGTTTAATAAGCCCAGGACGCGAAGAAGATGGCGTCGAAATGTCGGCGATCGACGATTGAAAAGACTTTATTGTAGAACTggatatattttacaaattcgtTCAAATGGACGTGTAGATGGGACATACGACCATCGAAGCAAACTCG GTGAAATGCTTATACAAACGGTCAGCAAAGGTTTAGTTAGAATTCAAAGTCGAGCTACTGGACTTTTTCTTGCCATGACTCGATCGGGGAAATTATACGCCACG GAGGTGTACGACCCCAACAGAAGTAATTTTGTGGAAAAGGTGGAAGAAGGGTGGTATAACACATATTCAAACTGGATATCGCCCAGCGACAAAAGACAACGAAAATCTTATGTCGGTATAAGCAAACACGGAAAACCCAAAAAGGGGACGAGAATTTCATAcaccagtaagtcggcacaTTTCCTGCCTCTGGACGTCGACTGA
- the LOC120348691 gene encoding TGF-beta receptor type-1-like isoform X3: protein MKMKSFTFVVFYICFHIHQTQAELHCHCGGNKPNPFCSSDTCTVEGKGQCYHHIQKMPESGNIYESYGCFTEGTLRSSPFVCKPSTSEYLVQTCCNDEDYCNGEPIFLPPPETTVPEKSGLTSSHQATIISSVAGILLILVVVIFVLVKRRSTIKDPLSSSGSNGSSLSIKEGYVTDNKVSSEFDDWSSGSGAGQPLLVQRTIARQVQLQEVIGKGRYGEVYRGKWRGDENVAVKKFSSRDERSWFREAEIYQTVMLRHENVLGFIAADNKDVGTWTELWLLTEYHENGSLFDYLERTQVDQAGLFKLSISITSGLEHLHMEFLGTQAKPPIAHRDLKSKNILVKKNGECAIADLGLAVRHDSQTDTIDIPLNNKVGTIRYMAPEVLDETLNMRHFDSFKRADIYSLGLVFWEIARRADVGGQALEYELPYFDAVPNDPSVEDMRAVVCGKKQRPTAYPLWEQNDCLRGVYKIMCECWYENCSARLTALRVKKALKKLQDEEGIKIV from the exons ATGAAGATGAAAAGTTttacttttgtagttttttaTATCTGCTTTCATATACATCAAACACAAGCAG AGCTACATTGTCATTGTGGAGGCAACAAGCCAAATCCATTCTGTTCAAGTGATACATGTACTGTAGAAGGAAAAGGACAATGTTATCATCATATTCAGAAAATGCCAGAGAGTGGAAAT ATCTATGAATCTTATGGGTGTTTTACAGAAGGAACTTTACGTTCTAGTCCTTTTGTTTGTAAACCATCTACGAGTGAATATCTTGTACAAACATGTTGCAATGATGAAGATTATTGTAACGGAGAACCTATATTTTTGCCACCTCCTGAGACTACTG TTCCAGAAAAATCAGGATTAACTTCTTCACATCAAGCTACAATCATTTCAA GTGTAGCTGGTATTTTGTTGATATTAGTGGTTGTAATCTTTGTTCTCGTAAAAAGAAGAAGTACGATTAAAGATCCTCTAAGTAGTAGTGGAAGTAACGGTTCATCTTTGTCCATAAAGGAGGGTTATGTCACTGACAATAAAG TTTCTTCAGAATTTGACGATTGGTCAAGCGGTTCTGGAGCTGGCCAGCCTTTACTGGTCCAGAGGACAATAGCCAGACAAGTTCAGTTACAAGAAGTCATTGGAAAGGGACG ATATGGGGAGGTTTACCGAGGAAAATGGAGAGGGGATGAAAATGTAGCTgtgaaaaaattttcttctCGTGATGAGAGATCTTGGTTTAGAGAAGCGGAGATTTATCAAACAGTTATGCTTAGACATGAGAATGTGCTCGGATTTATTGCTGCTGATAACAAag ATGTAGGAACATGGACTGAATTATGGTTACTTACGGAATATCATGAGAATGGATCCTTGTTTGATTACTTGGAAAGAACCCAAGTTGACCAAGCCGGACTTTTTAAATTGTCAATTTCAATCACCAGCGGACTTGAACATCTTCATATGGAGTTTCTCGGCACTCAAG CAAAACCTCCGATTGCTCATCGTGATTtgaaatcgaaaaatattttggtgAAGAAGAACGGTGAATGTGCAATTGCTGATCTTGGACTCGCAGTACGACATGACTCACAGACTGACACCATCGATATTCCGCTGAATAACAAAGTTGGAACTATAAG ATACATGGCACCTGAAGTATTAGACGAAACACTAAACATGAGACATTTCGATTCATTCAAGAGAGCTGATATTTATTCTCTTGGTCTCGTTTTCTGGGAAATTGCTCGACGTGCAGATGTTGGAG GACAAGCGCTGGAGTACGAGCTTCCATACTTTGATGCTGTTCCTAACGATCCATCTGTTGAAGATATGCGTGCAGTTGTATGCGGAAAGAAACAACGTCCTACTGCATATCCACTCTGGGAACAAAACGAT TGCCTAAGAGGAGTTTATAAGATCATGTGCGAGTGCTGGTATGAAAATTGCTCTGCTCGACTCACAGCATTGAGAGTGAAAAAAGCTCTGAAAAAACTTCAGGACGAAGAAGGAATAAAAATCGTTTGA